In the genome of Mugil cephalus isolate CIBA_MC_2020 chromosome 21, CIBA_Mcephalus_1.1, whole genome shotgun sequence, one region contains:
- the gpatch2 gene encoding G patch domain-containing protein 2 isoform X1, with amino-acid sequence MFRAANLKTIGKAGTGWHFRRTMDELVHDLVSALEESSEQAARGGFGDGGDHALAVGCLLKRQARKRRGRKRRSDNPHPPWETGHLSEGSESSVEEHKDYRASTGGVSAANSHARDNSDSDEQLGPKRRTPHTDMGRSKRPLWPDDLGVLGCVEGTRSLRRRRKVKRMAVDPPAEPEPPSCTMLGPPPVPKARAGGRPHRLGASEGRVAMELCVGGLVGSGGGKNRVKKRKLAPHRLGLEAADEGVVVESEDPISSPMEGSKDKMELEEQKGSDEDMSDRCETSSVSNSSDGGLYTNDEGRQGDDEQSDWFYEGEPGSGSGPGGACGIAGVVPWWERDTGSEELDLADPVFNSILTGSFPLMSPGAQRGFQARLSRLHGNQQASDAGLQGSSSQGFNERLARQTQDSHEPWFSSGSRREHGQLHWDPRTDRGHRRSCSVKTASRQTSGHLGSLCTGDVKRRRKAAPLGSTAPPGVVGENAPPIPDNNMGSRMLQSMGWSPGMGLGPEGRGITEPIRATQRPKGTGLGFN; translated from the exons GCACTTTCGCCGGACGATGGACGAGCTGGTCCATGACCTGGTGTCAGCATTAGAGGAGAGCTCCGAGCAAGCTGCCCGTGGTGGTTTCGGCGATGGGGGGGACCACGCGCTGGCCGTGGGCTGCCTGCTGAAGAGACAGGCCCGCAAACGGAGGGGTAGGAAGAGGCGCTCGGACAACCCGCACCCGCCCTGGGAGACGGGCCACCTGAGCGAGGGATCGGAGTCCAGTGTGGAGGAACATAAG GACTACCGTGCCAGTACGGGAGGCGTCTCTGCAGCTAACAGCCATGCCCGTGACAACAGCGACTCGGATGAGCAGCTTGGCCCCAAACGGCGAACCCCGCACACAGACATGGGACGGAGCAAGAGGCCCCTTTGGCCGGACGACCTGGGCGTCCTGGGGTGCGTGGAGGGAACTCGAAGCCTCAGGCGGCGACGTAAGGTGAAACGAATGGCTGTCGACCCCCCCGCAGAACCGGAACCCCCCTCCTGCACGATGCTCGGGCCGCCGCCCGTGCCCAAAGCCAGAGCTGGTGGCAGGCCGCACAGACTGGGGGCGAGCGAGGGCAGGGTCGCCATGGAGCTCTGTGTGGGTGGCCTGGTAGGGTCAGGGGGAGGGAAGAACAGGGTGAAAAAGAGGAAACTGGCGCCCCACAGGCTGGGACTGGAAGCTGCGGATGAGGGAGTGGTGGTCGAAAGTGAAGACCCCATCTCTTCTCCGATGGAAGGGTCCAAGGACaagatggagctggaggagcagaagggCTCGGACGAAGACATGAGTGACAGGTG TGAGACCAGCAGTGTCAGTAACAGCAGTGACGGAGGCCTCTATACTAACGACGAGGGAAGGCAAG GGGACGACGAACAGAGCGACTGGTTCTACGAGGGTGAGCCGGGGTCCGGATCGGGACCCGGCGGTGCCTGCGGGATAGCAGGAGTGGTCCCCTGGTGGGAGAGGGACACCGGGTCCGAGGAGCTGGACCTGGCTGACCCCGTCTTCAACAGCATTCTCACTGGATCCTTTCCGCTCATGAGCCCCGGAGCACAAAGAG GCTTTCAGGCCAGGTTGAgtcgtctccatggaaaccagCAGGCGTCAGATGCAGGGCTGCAGGGAAGCTCCAGCCAGGGTTTCAATGAGAGGCTGGCCAGGCAAACCCAGGACTCCCACGA GCCTTGGTTTAGCTCGGGCTCGAGGAGGGAGCACGGACAG cTGCACTGGGACCCGCGGACGGACAGAGGACATCGGAGGAGCTGTTCGGTGAAAACAGCCAGCAG ACAGACCAGCGGGCACCTCGGCTCTCTATGTACGGGGGATGTCAAGCGGAGGCGAAAAGCAGCCCCCCTCGGTTCCACGGCGCCCCCAG GAGTGGTCGGGGAGAACGCGCCTCCCATCCCTGACAACAACATGGGGAGCCGCATGCTGCAGAGCATGGGCTGGAGCCCGGGTATGGGCCTGGGTCCGGAGGGTAGAGGCATCACCGAGCCCATCCGGGCCACCCAGAGACCCAAAGGCACCGGTCTGGGCTTCAACTAA
- the gpatch2 gene encoding G patch domain-containing protein 2 isoform X2: MFRAANLKTIGKAGTGWHFRRTMDELVHDLVSALEESSEQAARGGFGDGGDHALAVGCLLKRQARKRRGRKRRSDNPHPPWETGHLSEGSESSVEEHKDYRASTGGVSAANSHARDNSDSDEQLGPKRRTPHTDMGRSKRPLWPDDLGVLGCVEGTRSLRRRRKVKRMAVDPPAEPEPPSCTMLGPPPVPKARAGGRPHRLGASEGRVAMELCVGGLVGSGGGKNRVKKRKLAPHRLGLEAADEGVVVESEDPISSPMEGSKDKMELEEQKGSDEDMSDSETSSVSNSSDGGLYTNDEGRQGDDEQSDWFYEGEPGSGSGPGGACGIAGVVPWWERDTGSEELDLADPVFNSILTGSFPLMSPGAQRGFQARLSRLHGNQQASDAGLQGSSSQGFNERLARQTQDSHEPWFSSGSRREHGQLHWDPRTDRGHRRSCSVKTASRQTSGHLGSLCTGDVKRRRKAAPLGSTAPPGVVGENAPPIPDNNMGSRMLQSMGWSPGMGLGPEGRGITEPIRATQRPKGTGLGFN; encoded by the exons GCACTTTCGCCGGACGATGGACGAGCTGGTCCATGACCTGGTGTCAGCATTAGAGGAGAGCTCCGAGCAAGCTGCCCGTGGTGGTTTCGGCGATGGGGGGGACCACGCGCTGGCCGTGGGCTGCCTGCTGAAGAGACAGGCCCGCAAACGGAGGGGTAGGAAGAGGCGCTCGGACAACCCGCACCCGCCCTGGGAGACGGGCCACCTGAGCGAGGGATCGGAGTCCAGTGTGGAGGAACATAAG GACTACCGTGCCAGTACGGGAGGCGTCTCTGCAGCTAACAGCCATGCCCGTGACAACAGCGACTCGGATGAGCAGCTTGGCCCCAAACGGCGAACCCCGCACACAGACATGGGACGGAGCAAGAGGCCCCTTTGGCCGGACGACCTGGGCGTCCTGGGGTGCGTGGAGGGAACTCGAAGCCTCAGGCGGCGACGTAAGGTGAAACGAATGGCTGTCGACCCCCCCGCAGAACCGGAACCCCCCTCCTGCACGATGCTCGGGCCGCCGCCCGTGCCCAAAGCCAGAGCTGGTGGCAGGCCGCACAGACTGGGGGCGAGCGAGGGCAGGGTCGCCATGGAGCTCTGTGTGGGTGGCCTGGTAGGGTCAGGGGGAGGGAAGAACAGGGTGAAAAAGAGGAAACTGGCGCCCCACAGGCTGGGACTGGAAGCTGCGGATGAGGGAGTGGTGGTCGAAAGTGAAGACCCCATCTCTTCTCCGATGGAAGGGTCCAAGGACaagatggagctggaggagcagaagggCTCGGACGAAGACATGAGTGACAG TGAGACCAGCAGTGTCAGTAACAGCAGTGACGGAGGCCTCTATACTAACGACGAGGGAAGGCAAG GGGACGACGAACAGAGCGACTGGTTCTACGAGGGTGAGCCGGGGTCCGGATCGGGACCCGGCGGTGCCTGCGGGATAGCAGGAGTGGTCCCCTGGTGGGAGAGGGACACCGGGTCCGAGGAGCTGGACCTGGCTGACCCCGTCTTCAACAGCATTCTCACTGGATCCTTTCCGCTCATGAGCCCCGGAGCACAAAGAG GCTTTCAGGCCAGGTTGAgtcgtctccatggaaaccagCAGGCGTCAGATGCAGGGCTGCAGGGAAGCTCCAGCCAGGGTTTCAATGAGAGGCTGGCCAGGCAAACCCAGGACTCCCACGA GCCTTGGTTTAGCTCGGGCTCGAGGAGGGAGCACGGACAG cTGCACTGGGACCCGCGGACGGACAGAGGACATCGGAGGAGCTGTTCGGTGAAAACAGCCAGCAG ACAGACCAGCGGGCACCTCGGCTCTCTATGTACGGGGGATGTCAAGCGGAGGCGAAAAGCAGCCCCCCTCGGTTCCACGGCGCCCCCAG GAGTGGTCGGGGAGAACGCGCCTCCCATCCCTGACAACAACATGGGGAGCCGCATGCTGCAGAGCATGGGCTGGAGCCCGGGTATGGGCCTGGGTCCGGAGGGTAGAGGCATCACCGAGCCCATCCGGGCCACCCAGAGACCCAAAGGCACCGGTCTGGGCTTCAACTAA